From the Chitinolyticbacter meiyuanensis genome, one window contains:
- the gspM gene encoding type II secretion system protein GspM has product MNALQLKLVSFWRERNPRERLFLAVCGVVLLIALYYAVLWAPASSGRDRLGRQVPQLEAQLAQMQRQITQLKAAGNTRSSSGDLRGSVQDAITQSGITAELRPLSAETLQVVIPSAPFAQLLALLDGLQGTGRIAKLEVKAAGGAGIVTATLELQR; this is encoded by the coding sequence ATGAATGCCCTGCAACTGAAACTCGTGTCCTTCTGGCGCGAGCGCAACCCGCGCGAACGCCTGTTCCTCGCCGTCTGCGGTGTGGTGCTGCTGATCGCGCTCTATTACGCGGTACTGTGGGCACCGGCCAGCAGCGGCCGTGACCGACTGGGTCGGCAAGTGCCACAGCTGGAAGCCCAACTGGCCCAGATGCAGCGCCAGATCACCCAACTGAAGGCGGCGGGCAACACACGCAGCAGTAGCGGCGATCTGCGCGGCAGCGTGCAGGATGCCATCACCCAATCCGGCATCACCGCAGAATTACGGCCACTCTCTGCGGAAACACTGCAGGTGGTGATCCCCAGCGCACCGTTTGCGCAATTGCTCGCATTGCTGGACGGTTTGCAAGGCACGGGGCGCATCGCCAAGCTGGAGGTCAAGGCAGCCGGTGGAGCCGGCATCGTCACTGCGACGCTGGAGCTGCAGCGATGA
- the ppa gene encoding inorganic diphosphatase: protein MDISKIPAGKNLPEDFNVIIEIPANAPPIKYEFDKEAGAIVVDRFVGTSMSYPMNYGFVPHTLSLDGDPTDVLVHTPFPLAPGMVIRCRAIGVLGMEDESGLDAKVIAVPVEKICPMYKHIQKLEDLPELLLAQIKHYFEHYKDLEKGKWVKVTGWADKAAAEAEIMASFERAKNA from the coding sequence ATGGATATCAGCAAGATCCCCGCCGGCAAGAACCTGCCGGAAGACTTCAACGTCATCATCGAAATCCCGGCCAATGCCCCGCCGATCAAGTACGAATTCGACAAGGAAGCCGGCGCCATCGTCGTCGACCGCTTCGTTGGCACCTCGATGTCCTATCCGATGAACTACGGCTTCGTGCCGCACACGCTGTCGCTCGATGGTGATCCAACCGACGTGCTGGTGCACACCCCGTTCCCGCTCGCTCCCGGCATGGTGATCCGCTGCCGTGCCATCGGCGTGCTGGGTATGGAAGACGAGTCGGGCCTGGATGCCAAGGTCATCGCCGTGCCGGTCGAGAAGATCTGCCCGATGTACAAGCACATCCAGAAGCTGGAAGACCTGCCGGAGCTGCTGCTGGCCCAGATCAAGCATTACTTCGAGCACTACAAGGACCTGGAAAAGGGCAAGTGGGTAAAGGTGACCGGCTGGGCCGACAAGGCCGCTGCGGAAGCAGAGATCATGGCAAGCTTCGAGCGCGCCAAGAACGCCTGA
- a CDS encoding glutamine--tRNA ligase/YqeY domain fusion protein, which translates to MAKNPSAEHAPVVSNFIRTIIDGDLASGKRSGVVTRFPPEPNGYLHVGHAKSICLNFGIALDYQGRCNLRMDDTNPEKEEDEYAAAIEADVRWLGFDWDGAVRHASDYFQQLYDYAEELISAGKAFVCELNAEEMRDYRGDFAKPGRNSPYRDRTVAENLDLFRRMKAGEFPDGSKTLRLKIDMGSPNLNLRDPVIYRIKRAHHIKTGDSWCIYPMYDYTHCISDALEGITHSLCTLEFEDHRPLYDWVLDNISLGQHPQQIEFSRLETLYVVTSKRKLKQLVDEQLVSSWDDPRMPTISGMRRRGYSPEGIRLFAERAGVSKTPNVVDFSSLEGAVRETLEEASPRVIAVLDPIKVTLTNFEPGVTSSRSAPFHPHHPEFGEREVPIAPAIYIEREDFAEVPPPGWQRLTPGGEVRLRYSYVIKCDEVVKDAAGNVVELKCSLDPATLGQNPVGRKVKGVIHWISAEHAIEAEVRLYDRLFTVARPDAVRGEDGEYVDFKQFINAESLKTITAFVEPCVKDAKPEARYQFERLGYFVTDRFDHQPGAKPVFNRTVTLKDSWAKEQA; encoded by the coding sequence ATGGCAAAGAACCCTTCCGCTGAACACGCTCCGGTCGTGTCCAACTTCATTCGCACCATCATCGATGGCGATCTCGCCTCGGGCAAACGCAGTGGCGTCGTCACCCGTTTTCCGCCCGAGCCCAATGGCTACCTGCATGTGGGCCATGCCAAGTCGATCTGCCTCAACTTCGGCATCGCGCTCGACTACCAGGGGCGTTGCAACCTGCGCATGGACGACACCAACCCGGAGAAGGAAGAAGACGAGTACGCCGCCGCCATCGAGGCTGATGTGCGCTGGCTGGGTTTCGACTGGGACGGCGCGGTACGCCATGCCTCCGATTACTTCCAGCAGCTCTACGACTATGCCGAAGAGCTGATCAGCGCCGGCAAGGCCTTTGTCTGCGAGCTGAATGCCGAGGAAATGCGCGACTATCGTGGCGACTTCGCCAAGCCGGGTCGCAACAGCCCGTATCGTGATCGCACGGTGGCCGAGAACCTGGATCTGTTCCGCCGGATGAAGGCCGGCGAGTTCCCGGACGGCAGCAAGACGCTGCGCCTGAAGATCGACATGGGCTCGCCCAACCTGAACCTGCGCGATCCGGTGATCTACCGCATCAAGCGCGCACACCACATCAAGACGGGCGATAGCTGGTGCATTTACCCGATGTATGACTACACCCACTGCATCTCGGATGCGCTGGAAGGCATCACCCACAGCCTGTGCACGCTGGAATTCGAGGATCACCGCCCGTTGTACGACTGGGTGCTCGACAACATCAGCCTGGGGCAACACCCGCAGCAGATCGAATTCTCGCGGCTGGAAACGCTGTACGTCGTTACGTCCAAGCGCAAGCTGAAGCAGTTGGTCGATGAACAACTGGTCAGTAGCTGGGACGACCCGCGCATGCCCACCATCAGCGGCATGCGCCGCCGTGGTTACAGCCCGGAGGGCATTCGCCTGTTTGCCGAGCGGGCCGGGGTGTCGAAGACGCCGAACGTGGTCGATTTCTCGTCGCTGGAAGGCGCGGTGCGCGAAACGCTGGAAGAAGCCAGCCCGCGCGTGATCGCGGTGCTTGATCCGATCAAGGTCACGCTGACCAACTTCGAGCCAGGCGTGACCAGTTCGCGCAGCGCGCCGTTCCACCCGCATCACCCGGAATTCGGCGAGCGCGAAGTGCCGATTGCGCCGGCGATCTACATCGAGCGCGAAGATTTCGCCGAAGTACCGCCGCCGGGCTGGCAGCGGCTGACGCCGGGGGGCGAGGTGCGGCTGCGCTACTCCTACGTGATCAAGTGCGACGAGGTGGTGAAGGATGCCGCCGGCAACGTAGTCGAGCTCAAGTGCTCGCTCGATCCGGCGACGCTGGGCCAGAACCCGGTCGGCCGCAAGGTCAAGGGCGTGATCCACTGGATCTCGGCCGAGCACGCGATCGAGGCCGAGGTGCGGCTGTATGACCGCCTGTTCACCGTGGCGCGCCCGGATGCGGTGCGGGGCGAGGACGGTGAATACGTCGATTTCAAGCAGTTCATCAATGCTGAATCGCTGAAGACCATCACTGCATTCGTCGAACCCTGCGTAAAGGACGCCAAGCCGGAGGCGCGCTATCAGTTCGAGCGCCTTGGCTACTTCGTCACCGACCGTTTCGATCATCAGCCGGGTGCCAAGCCGGTGTTCAACCGAACCGTCACGCTCAAGGATTCTTGGGCCAAGGAACAAGCATGA
- a CDS encoding ABC transporter ATP-binding protein/permease produces the protein MDEAQDISKRELFHNFWRLAKPFWVSEEKWRAWSLLAAVIGLSLGIVFMNVQFNAWYNVFYNTLQNLDAKGFWQSIVKFTWLALIYIVIAVYANYLQQLLQIRWRRWMTEHFTQRWLDKQGYYRLQLTDHETDNPDQRIAEDVDQFVSLTLGLSLGLLRSFVTFVSFVSILWALSGPFSFVLAGRTWEIPGYMLWVALIYAAIGTGISIWIGKPLVGLNFEQQRREANFRFALIRVRENAESIALYEGEPQEAATLKTRFLRVLENALALIGRQKRLSWFTNFWGQLAIIFPMLVGAPRLFAKEIQLGGLMQIVNAFGKVYDSLEFVIASFNSLAVWKAVIDRLSLFERGLGQVAVLPVIEPVEVAREFAANELVVRKPNGTVLLEGLSIKLQQGDRLLVQGLSGTGKSTLLRTLAGIWPYADGQTAYPADALFLSQRPYMPLGSLRELLCYPREVDTDDATLARLLEQVHLPHLVGRLADIDSWSHILSLGEQQRIALARTLLQRPLVLVLDEATSSIDEPTESALYQTLIDTLPNTILISVGHRSSLRQFHTRFLDCLGDGRWALA, from the coding sequence ATGGACGAAGCACAAGATATCAGCAAGCGCGAGCTGTTCCACAATTTCTGGCGGCTAGCCAAGCCGTTCTGGGTGTCGGAAGAAAAGTGGCGGGCATGGTCGCTGCTGGCCGCGGTGATCGGGTTGAGCCTGGGCATCGTGTTCATGAACGTCCAGTTCAATGCTTGGTACAACGTGTTCTACAACACGCTGCAAAACCTCGACGCCAAGGGCTTTTGGCAGTCCATCGTCAAGTTCACATGGCTGGCGCTGATCTATATCGTCATCGCGGTTTATGCCAATTATCTGCAGCAGTTGCTACAGATACGCTGGCGCCGCTGGATGACCGAGCACTTCACCCAGCGTTGGCTCGACAAGCAAGGTTACTACCGTTTGCAGCTGACCGATCACGAGACCGACAACCCGGACCAGCGGATTGCCGAGGACGTGGATCAATTCGTGAGCCTGACGTTAGGGCTATCGCTGGGTCTGTTGCGCTCCTTCGTCACCTTTGTTTCTTTTGTATCCATCCTCTGGGCGTTGTCCGGACCGTTCAGTTTCGTATTGGCCGGACGCACTTGGGAAATCCCCGGCTATATGCTATGGGTCGCGCTGATTTATGCCGCGATCGGTACCGGGATCTCGATTTGGATCGGCAAGCCGTTGGTTGGCCTCAATTTCGAACAACAACGGCGCGAGGCCAATTTTCGTTTTGCGCTGATCCGCGTACGTGAGAATGCCGAGTCGATTGCTTTGTATGAAGGCGAGCCGCAGGAGGCTGCCACGCTGAAGACGCGCTTTCTTCGAGTGCTTGAAAACGCCTTGGCGCTCATCGGCAGGCAAAAGCGTCTGTCGTGGTTTACCAATTTCTGGGGCCAGCTCGCGATCATTTTTCCCATGCTGGTGGGAGCTCCCCGTCTGTTTGCCAAGGAAATCCAGCTCGGCGGCCTGATGCAGATCGTCAATGCCTTTGGCAAGGTATACGACTCGCTCGAATTCGTGATTGCCAGCTTTAATTCGCTGGCGGTCTGGAAGGCCGTGATCGATCGCTTATCGTTGTTTGAACGCGGTTTGGGCCAAGTGGCTGTACTTCCAGTGATTGAGCCGGTCGAAGTGGCGCGGGAGTTCGCCGCGAATGAGCTTGTCGTGCGTAAACCGAACGGCACGGTGTTGTTGGAAGGCCTCTCAATCAAGCTCCAGCAAGGAGACCGGCTACTGGTTCAGGGCTTGTCCGGCACAGGAAAAAGCACGCTGCTACGAACACTGGCCGGTATCTGGCCCTATGCGGATGGCCAGACTGCGTACCCTGCAGACGCTCTGTTCCTGTCGCAGCGGCCGTATATGCCGCTCGGCAGTTTACGAGAGCTGCTGTGCTATCCCCGCGAAGTCGATACCGACGATGCCACGCTGGCCCGGCTGCTTGAGCAAGTCCATTTGCCGCATCTCGTGGGCCGACTCGCAGATATAGACAGCTGGTCACATATCCTTAGCCTTGGAGAGCAGCAGCGCATTGCGTTGGCCCGGACTCTGTTGCAGCGGCCGCTTGTGCTGGTGCTGGACGAGGCAACGTCGTCCATCGATGAACCGACAGAATCTGCGCTGTATCAGACCTTGATCGATACGCTGCCCAACACCATCCTGATCAGCGTCGGCCACCGCTCATCGCTACGCCAGTTCCATACCCGTTTCCTCGATTGCCTGGGCGACGGCCGTTGGGCGCTGGCCTGA
- the gspL gene encoding type II secretion system protein GspL, with amino-acid sequence MSTAPSSPLLRLVLDGPVAEATTLTWLTPAGGALDSGRGTVADLPSAAHLALLIPPTRLSQHVVALPKQPPARLRALLPLALEDRLLAPAASQWFGLHPLGDGQWRVQVVERAWLAGWIELLRTHGHVVDGAYALSDLIETTPGTWQQLTLPDGNVLLLDPGGEAVCPPPDLVATLVGQTPVATLAIEALAAVLLPEHNLLQAEFAPRPAWQFDWKAWRRPAVLAGALLILLTVLNIADWWQLSRRAEALKREMRQTFAAALPGVPVVDPVLQLQSRLREAGVNEGGNAGGDRLAGLLRRLDQTGGALQLDALRYTDGQLELAIKGDATAVKSQLDAAGIPAQLAQGSSGPLLRVQAQP; translated from the coding sequence GTGAGCACAGCCCCGTCGTCCCCTCTGCTGCGTCTCGTTCTCGATGGCCCAGTCGCCGAAGCGACCACACTGACCTGGCTCACGCCGGCAGGTGGCGCGCTCGACAGCGGTCGCGGCACCGTGGCGGACTTGCCGTCCGCCGCCCATCTCGCCCTACTGATCCCCCCCACGCGCCTGAGCCAGCATGTGGTGGCGCTGCCCAAGCAGCCGCCGGCCCGCTTGCGTGCGCTGCTGCCGCTGGCGCTGGAAGACCGGTTGCTGGCCCCGGCAGCATCGCAATGGTTCGGCCTGCATCCGCTGGGCGATGGCCAATGGCGGGTGCAGGTAGTCGAACGGGCCTGGCTGGCTGGCTGGATCGAACTGTTGCGCACGCATGGGCATGTGGTCGATGGCGCCTACGCACTCTCCGATCTGATCGAAACGACGCCTGGAACGTGGCAACAGCTCACCCTGCCCGATGGCAACGTGCTGTTGCTGGACCCGGGCGGCGAAGCTGTGTGCCCCCCTCCGGATCTGGTCGCAACGCTGGTGGGCCAGACGCCGGTCGCCACATTGGCAATCGAGGCGCTCGCCGCTGTGCTGCTGCCGGAGCACAACCTGCTGCAGGCCGAGTTCGCTCCCCGGCCAGCTTGGCAATTCGACTGGAAGGCATGGCGCCGCCCTGCGGTGCTGGCCGGCGCCTTGCTGATCCTGCTCACCGTGCTCAACATTGCCGACTGGTGGCAGCTGTCGCGCCGGGCAGAAGCACTCAAACGCGAGATGCGCCAGACCTTTGCCGCCGCACTGCCGGGCGTACCTGTGGTCGATCCGGTGCTGCAGCTGCAGAGCCGGCTACGCGAAGCAGGCGTGAACGAAGGCGGCAATGCCGGCGGTGATCGCCTTGCCGGCTTGCTGCGGCGCCTCGATCAAACGGGCGGCGCATTGCAGCTGGACGCATTGCGCTATACGGATGGTCAACTGGAGCTGGCGATCAAGGGCGATGCCACCGCAGTGAAATCGCAACTCGACGCCGCCGGCATACCCGCCCAACTGGCCCAAGGTTCCAGCGGCCCTCTACTGCGTGTGCAAGCCCAGCCATGA
- the hemE gene encoding uroporphyrinogen decarboxylase, producing MTVLQNDNFLRALLREPTDYTPVWLMRQAGRYLPEYCATRKQAGSFLQLCKNTELATEVTLQPLERFPLDAAILFSDILTVPDAMGLGLYFAEGEGPKFELPLQDEAAIQALAVPDMAELQYVFDAVSSIRRALNGRVPLIGFSGSPFTLACYMIEGGSSSDFRRVKKLMYDRPELLHRVLEVNAIAVTQYLNAQIAAGAQAVQIFDTWGGALPYGKYQAFSLAYMRRIVEGLTREADGRRVPVIVFTKGGGLWLEDIAATGCDAVGLDWTVDLAQARARIGDRVALQGNFDPNALFAKPVAIEAEVGRLLASFGQGSGHVFNLGHGINQFTPPEHVAALVAAVHARSKPYHAASE from the coding sequence ATGACCGTACTGCAAAACGATAACTTCCTGCGCGCACTGCTGCGCGAGCCCACCGACTACACCCCCGTCTGGCTGATGCGCCAGGCCGGGCGCTACCTGCCGGAGTACTGCGCCACCCGCAAGCAGGCCGGCTCCTTTCTGCAGTTGTGCAAGAACACTGAGCTGGCCACCGAGGTGACGCTGCAGCCGCTGGAGCGCTTTCCGCTCGATGCGGCCATCCTGTTTTCCGACATCCTGACGGTGCCGGACGCGATGGGCCTGGGCCTCTATTTCGCCGAAGGCGAGGGCCCGAAGTTCGAGCTGCCGTTGCAGGACGAGGCCGCGATCCAGGCACTCGCCGTGCCGGACATGGCCGAGCTGCAATACGTGTTCGATGCGGTCAGCAGTATCCGCCGCGCGTTGAATGGCCGTGTGCCGCTGATCGGCTTTTCCGGTAGCCCGTTCACGCTGGCCTGCTACATGATCGAAGGCGGCAGCTCCAGCGATTTCCGCCGGGTGAAGAAGCTGATGTACGACCGGCCCGAACTGCTGCACCGGGTGCTGGAGGTCAACGCCATTGCTGTCACACAGTACCTGAACGCGCAGATCGCGGCGGGTGCCCAGGCGGTGCAGATCTTCGATACCTGGGGCGGCGCGCTGCCGTATGGCAAGTACCAGGCATTCTCGCTCGCCTATATGCGCCGCATCGTCGAAGGGCTCACCCGCGAGGCGGACGGGCGCCGCGTACCGGTGATCGTGTTCACTAAAGGCGGCGGGCTGTGGCTGGAAGACATCGCTGCCACCGGCTGCGACGCGGTGGGCCTGGATTGGACCGTCGACTTGGCGCAGGCGCGTGCGCGCATTGGTGATCGCGTCGCGTTGCAGGGCAATTTCGACCCCAATGCACTGTTTGCCAAGCCGGTGGCGATCGAGGCGGAAGTAGGCCGCCTGCTGGCAAGTTTTGGCCAGGGTAGCGGTCATGTGTTCAATTTGGGCCATGGCATCAACCAATTCACGCCACCCGAGCATGTGGCTGCCTTGGTGGCTGCCGTTCACGCGCGGTCGAAGCCTTACCACGCGGCAAGCGAGTAA
- a CDS encoding primosomal protein N' yields the protein MLTERYVSVALDVPLPQCFDYLLLQGEVNIGERVVVPFGRQTLSGIVLAVHGDPPQVAKLRAVEAVPRDMPALPDDVIALCRFCADYYAYPIGAVFAAAIPGAFRQAQPWPGFEAAMAYVAPDTEALLAALSPRAHKQRALALQLAQPQAVEAIRAVAGDAMRWVRDWLDHGLVVQTRQPAVAPQCTPTASPALNDEQASAVAAINAAQGYSPMLLYGITGSGKTEVYLQAIAAIRAAGRQALVLVPEINLTPQLEARFRARFPDEHIVSLHSGLADGERVKGWLAAGEGRAGIVLGTRLAVFTPMPRLGLVVVDEEHDPSYRQAEGFRYSARDAAVYRARLRDVPILLGSATPSLESWRNAEERRYRLLALRQRAVNGAMPPKIELVPIQRARMVDGFSDYVLAAMRNTLAVRGQVLVFINRRGYAPVLSCHECGWISSCKHCAARLVLHLAERRLRCHHCGYDIRVPQACPDCGNHDLKPLGHGTQRVEAALGELFPDANVLRIDRDSTRRKGALGEMLRQVHAGEADILVGTQMMAKGHDFPGLQLVVVLNADTGLFSVDFRAEERLFAQLLQVAGRAGRAGTPGRVLIQSMYAEHPFYHALVAGDYAAFADAQLAERRSLALPPYAAWAVLRAEAKQLAGALDFLREAAGLLSDYPVHVATPVPAAMARKAGWERAHAVISADARPPLQAALRLLATHYAEAAPRGVRWALDVDPQEF from the coding sequence ATGCTGACTGAGCGTTATGTCAGCGTGGCGCTCGACGTGCCGTTGCCACAGTGCTTCGACTATCTGCTGCTGCAGGGCGAGGTGAACATCGGCGAACGGGTGGTCGTGCCATTCGGCAGGCAGACGCTCTCTGGCATCGTGCTCGCCGTGCATGGTGATCCGCCGCAGGTGGCCAAGTTGCGCGCGGTTGAAGCCGTTCCTCGCGACATGCCGGCACTGCCGGATGACGTGATTGCGCTGTGCCGCTTCTGCGCCGACTACTATGCCTACCCGATCGGCGCCGTGTTCGCGGCGGCGATTCCCGGCGCATTCCGCCAGGCCCAGCCTTGGCCGGGTTTCGAAGCGGCAATGGCCTACGTGGCGCCGGATACCGAAGCATTGCTGGCCGCGCTGTCGCCGCGCGCCCACAAGCAGCGCGCACTGGCGCTGCAGCTGGCACAACCGCAGGCTGTCGAGGCGATCCGTGCGGTGGCGGGGGATGCGATGCGCTGGGTGCGTGACTGGCTGGACCACGGCCTGGTTGTGCAGACGCGCCAGCCGGCGGTCGCGCCACAATGCACACCGACCGCGAGCCCCGCGCTGAATGACGAGCAGGCCTCCGCCGTCGCCGCGATCAACGCAGCACAAGGCTACAGCCCGATGCTGCTGTACGGCATCACCGGCAGCGGCAAGACCGAGGTCTACCTGCAGGCGATTGCCGCCATCCGTGCTGCCGGTCGCCAGGCACTGGTGCTGGTGCCCGAGATCAATCTCACGCCACAACTGGAAGCCCGGTTCCGTGCCCGCTTTCCCGACGAGCACATCGTCAGCCTGCACAGCGGTCTTGCCGACGGGGAGCGGGTGAAGGGTTGGCTGGCTGCGGGGGAGGGGCGTGCCGGCATCGTGCTTGGCACGCGGCTGGCGGTGTTCACGCCGATGCCGCGGTTGGGGCTGGTGGTGGTGGACGAAGAGCACGACCCGTCTTACCGCCAGGCGGAGGGCTTTCGCTATTCGGCGCGCGATGCGGCGGTCTATCGCGCGCGGCTGCGCGATGTGCCGATCCTGCTGGGCTCGGCCACGCCCAGCCTGGAAAGCTGGCGGAACGCGGAGGAGCGCCGCTATCGATTGTTGGCGCTACGCCAGCGCGCGGTGAACGGTGCCATGCCGCCTAAGATCGAGCTGGTGCCGATCCAGCGCGCTCGCATGGTCGATGGTTTCTCTGACTATGTGCTGGCAGCGATGCGTAACACGCTGGCTGTTCGCGGGCAGGTACTGGTGTTCATCAACCGGCGTGGCTATGCGCCGGTATTGTCGTGCCATGAATGCGGCTGGATATCGAGCTGCAAGCACTGCGCGGCGCGGCTGGTGCTGCATCTGGCCGAGCGGCGGCTGCGGTGCCACCATTGCGGCTACGACATCCGCGTGCCGCAGGCCTGTCCGGACTGCGGCAACCATGACCTCAAGCCGCTGGGGCATGGCACCCAGCGAGTCGAGGCGGCGTTGGGTGAGTTGTTTCCCGATGCCAACGTGCTGCGTATCGACCGTGACAGCACCCGTCGCAAGGGAGCACTCGGCGAGATGCTGCGCCAGGTGCATGCGGGCGAGGCCGATATTCTGGTCGGTACGCAAATGATGGCCAAGGGCCACGATTTCCCTGGCCTGCAGCTGGTGGTGGTGCTCAATGCCGACACAGGGCTTTTCAGCGTCGATTTCCGCGCCGAAGAGCGGCTGTTTGCCCAGCTGTTGCAGGTGGCGGGCCGGGCAGGGCGAGCCGGTACGCCTGGTCGCGTGCTGATCCAGAGCATGTATGCCGAGCACCCGTTCTACCACGCTCTCGTCGCCGGTGATTACGCCGCGTTTGCCGATGCCCAGCTGGCCGAGCGCCGCTCACTCGCCTTGCCGCCCTATGCCGCCTGGGCCGTGCTGCGCGCCGAGGCCAAACAGCTGGCGGGCGCGCTCGATTTCCTGCGCGAGGCGGCCGGCCTGCTGTCGGACTACCCGGTGCACGTCGCTACGCCGGTACCCGCTGCGATGGCACGCAAGGCCGGCTGGGAGCGCGCGCACGCGGTGATTAGCGCCGATGCCCGCCCGCCGCTGCAGGCCGCGCTGCGCCTGCTCGCCACCCACTACGCCGAAGCCGCGCCGCGCGGCGTGCGCTGGGCGCTGGATGTCGATCCGCAGGAGTTCTGA
- a CDS encoding P-II family nitrogen regulator produces MKKIEAIIKPFKLDEVREALSDLGISGLTVCDVKGFGRQKGHTELYRGAEYVVDFLPKTKVEVVISDDKVDAVIEAIVKAAHTGKIGDGKIFVTPVEHVVRIRTGETNEEAI; encoded by the coding sequence ATGAAAAAAATCGAAGCCATCATCAAGCCCTTCAAGCTGGACGAAGTCCGCGAGGCCTTGTCCGACCTCGGCATTTCCGGCCTTACCGTCTGTGACGTCAAGGGCTTCGGCCGCCAGAAAGGCCATACCGAGCTCTACCGCGGCGCGGAATACGTGGTCGACTTCCTGCCCAAGACCAAGGTGGAAGTGGTGATCAGCGACGACAAGGTCGACGCAGTGATCGAAGCCATCGTCAAAGCTGCACACACCGGCAAGATCGGCGACGGCAAGATCTTCGTCACCCCGGTCGAGCACGTGGTGCGTATCCGTACCGGCGAGACCAACGAGGAAGCGATCTGA
- a CDS encoding type II secretion system protein N, with the protein MKWRMSKLRWLIVGLVMVFAIVRLPVALFSGFVPKPWQLGLVDGSVWHGRVGQVGVNGMQLLSDVRWSWLPSALLRGQLAWQVTTRDRDQQGRARIAVGFGGLQAEQVALRLPAAPLFTLDKRLASVQLGGDLQIDAPRLTLQDWTGVQLQFLRAHSLVTPQVNPFGDYRVALGKQGQTPTWQITPIGGALAISGSGQIDPQKGPQGALTFTPAEAQAAQFAPLMNLIGGSGPSRTMRLGGQ; encoded by the coding sequence ATGAAGTGGCGCATGTCCAAGCTGCGCTGGCTGATTGTTGGCCTGGTGATGGTATTCGCCATCGTGCGCTTGCCGGTCGCGCTGTTCAGCGGCTTCGTGCCCAAGCCCTGGCAGCTGGGGCTGGTCGATGGCTCTGTCTGGCACGGCCGTGTAGGCCAGGTCGGTGTGAACGGCATGCAGCTGCTGTCGGACGTGCGCTGGTCCTGGCTGCCATCGGCACTGCTGCGTGGTCAGCTCGCCTGGCAAGTCACTACACGAGACCGCGACCAGCAGGGCCGGGCGCGTATTGCAGTCGGCTTCGGCGGACTGCAAGCCGAACAGGTGGCGCTGCGTCTACCCGCCGCGCCACTGTTCACGCTCGACAAGCGACTGGCGTCGGTACAGCTCGGTGGCGACCTACAGATCGACGCACCACGGCTAACGTTGCAGGATTGGACTGGCGTGCAGCTGCAATTCCTACGCGCCCACTCGCTGGTCACCCCGCAGGTCAATCCGTTTGGCGACTATCGCGTCGCCCTCGGCAAACAGGGGCAAACGCCGACTTGGCAGATCACACCCATCGGCGGCGCGCTGGCCATCAGCGGTAGTGGCCAGATCGATCCACAGAAAGGGCCGCAAGGCGCCCTCACCTTTACCCCGGCCGAAGCCCAGGCAGCGCAATTTGCGCCGCTGATGAACCTGATCGGTGGTAGTGGTCCCTCGCGCACCATGCGCCTGGGTGGCCAATAA
- the yegS gene encoding lipid kinase YegS, whose amino-acid sequence MPDTVFLILNGKAADNAELRAAIESARQHGADLAVRVTWEAGDAARYVAEAAAAGASTVIAGGGDGTVNELTTALLALPIEQRPALGIVPMGTANDFARGCGIPLDIPAALDLALTTQPSAIDAVRVNDRAFLNMATGGFGTQLTVETPEEQKAVLGGLAYLLTGLRRFGTIQPDHGRITGPDFAWEGQFLVLAIGNGCQAGGGHRLCPEARLNNGLLDLRILAGDELLPALLSRLIDGEDAESVVQARLPWLMLETPNEIHLNLDGEPLAGTRFRVEVETGAIKCHLPVDCPLLD is encoded by the coding sequence ATGCCTGATACCGTGTTCCTTATCCTTAACGGCAAGGCGGCAGACAACGCCGAGCTGCGCGCCGCCATTGAGTCCGCACGCCAGCATGGCGCCGATTTGGCTGTGCGCGTGACTTGGGAAGCCGGTGACGCCGCGCGCTACGTGGCCGAGGCTGCGGCCGCCGGCGCCAGCACGGTGATCGCGGGCGGTGGCGATGGCACTGTCAACGAGCTCACCACCGCCTTGCTTGCGCTTCCCATTGAACAGCGGCCAGCGCTGGGCATCGTACCCATGGGCACCGCCAACGATTTTGCTCGCGGCTGCGGCATTCCGCTCGACATCCCCGCTGCGCTTGATCTTGCACTGACCACGCAGCCAAGTGCGATCGATGCGGTGCGCGTCAACGACCGCGCCTTTCTCAATATGGCGACCGGCGGCTTTGGCACGCAATTGACGGTGGAAACCCCCGAAGAGCAAAAGGCGGTGCTCGGCGGGCTTGCCTACCTGCTCACCGGGCTGCGCCGCTTTGGCACCATCCAGCCGGACCATGGCCGCATTACCGGCCCTGACTTTGCCTGGGAAGGGCAGTTTCTGGTGTTGGCCATTGGCAATGGATGCCAGGCCGGTGGCGGACATCGCTTGTGCCCGGAGGCCCGGCTGAACAACGGCCTGCTGGATCTGCGCATCCTTGCTGGCGATGAGCTGCTGCCGGCGTTGCTGTCACGCCTGATCGACGGTGAGGATGCCGAGAGTGTTGTCCAGGCGCGCCTGCCCTGGCTCATGCTGGAAACGCCCAACGAAATCCATCTGAACCTCGACGGCGAGCCGCTGGCAGGAACGCGCTTCCGCGTGGAGGTCGAGACTGGCGCGATCAAGTGCCATTTGCCGGTCGATTGCCCCTTGCTCGATTGA